CTGCCAATGCGACTCATAGATACTCCTTCGAAAACTGACTTCACTGTTCCCGCAAATGCCGCCCCGTCAATCGCACGAATACATCTTCCAAACTGGCCTGACGCGTAGTCAGATGCTGCAACTGCCCGCCGTCGCGGTCAATCGTCTCCAGAAGCGCCGGGATGCACAAGTGCGGTTGCTTCACATTGAGCGCGACCATGCCGTCATCCTCGCGCACCGATTCTACGCTCGGCAGTCCGCGCCAAGCCTCATTGTTTTCGGACGCTGAACCATTGCCGCCGCTCACGGAAAATTCCACCACATGATGTCCGCCGAGCCGTTCAATCAAATCCGCCGGCGAACCCTCCGCAATGACCTGCCCATGATCCACAATCGCCAGCCGGTCGCACAGCCGCTCGGCCTCATCCATGTAGTGCGTCGTCAGCAGCACGGTCCCGCCGTCGCGCTGAAAGTCGCGAATAATGTCCCACAACTGCCGCCGGCTCTGCGGATCAAGCCCGGTCGTCGGCTCGTCCAGAAACAAAATTTTAGGATTGCATACGAGCGCCGTCGCGACCGCCAGCCGCTGCCGCTGTCCGCCCGAAAGTTTGCCCACCCACGCGTCTGCTTTTTCCGTCAATTGCAATTGCTCGAGCACTTCTTCCGACGGCCGCGGACTCCGATAAAAACTGGCAAATAGTTCAATCGTCTCGCGCACCGTCAGCTTTTCCGACAGCCGCGTCTCCTGCAAAGAAATCCCCAGCCACTCCCGCATCTCCCGCTCATTCTCGCGCCACCTGTGCCCCAGAATCGACACCTCGCCGGAAGTCGGCGCGAGCAGGCCTTCCAGAATTTCGATCGTAGTAGTCTTCCCCGCCCCATTCGGCCCAAGCAGCCCAAAGCACTCACCACTCTGAATCTCCAGGTTCAATCCGCGCACAGCCTCGACCTTGCCGTCGTAAGTCTTGCGCAAGTCGCGGCATTGAATAGCAGCTGGCATCTCGTGATTCTACACATGTTAATGGAGGGGTGGACGCCTCGTCCGTCCCCGCCGGGCAGAGCCCGGCGTCCGACGACGAATCGGCTATTCATGTGGTTCTGCTAAAATCCGGAATCGCCGGAACCGCTTCCGGCATCTTCTCCCCATGCGCATCCCACAGCGCGGCTTCACCTGACGGCGTCCCCTCTAAGACGCCCGTGTGTCGTTTCCAAAATCCTGTTCCCGACTCGAACTGATCACTGATCAAGGATGCCGCCTATGCTGCGCAAACTTTCTGTATTGCTGCCTCTTTTCGCCGTGACCCTGTGCGCGACGGCGCAAGAGTCCCGCCACTTCACCTTTCACTACGCCTTCACAGTCAAGAATTTGCCCGCCGGAAAGAAGGTTCGCGTTTGGATTCCCGCGGCTCAGTCCGACCCCTATCAAGAAGTAAAAGTTATCTCCGCCAAAGGTGACCTACCGCTGAAGAAAACTCGAGAGACAAAAAACGGCAACGAAATCTATTTCGCCGAGACCGACAGCGCTGCGGCCGACCTGCACTTCGATCTCGAATACGACGGAGTGCGCCATGAGCGCATCGCGCTGAACTCAAGCGCACACGTAGTTGCCGCATCACTCACGAATCAAGAGCGGCAGCAAGATCTCCAGCCCGACGCTCTCGTCCCCATCACGGGCCTGCCCGCCGATCTCGCCCTCAAAGTCACGCAGGGCAAAACGCAGCCACTCGACAAAGCCCGCGCCATCTACAATTACGTCTTCACCACCATGAAATACGACAAGACCGGCACCGGCTGGGGACACGGCGACGTGCTCTACGCCTGCGACGCCAAAAAAGGCAACTGCACCGACTTCCATTCCCTCTTCATCGCCATGGCGCGCTCGCAGGGCATTCCCGCGCGTTTCGAAATCGGCTTTCCGCTTCCCCCCGACAAACATTCCGCCGAGATCGCCGGCTACCATTGCTGGTCCGATTTCTACATCGACGGCAAGGGCTGGATTCCCGTCGACATCTCCGAAGCCTGGAAGCATCCCGAAAAACGCGACTACTTCTTCGGATCGCACGACGCGAATCGCGTGCAATTCACCATGGGCCGCGACCTGCGCCTGAATCCCGCGCAAGCCGGCAAGCCGCTAAATTACTTTGTTTATCCGTACGTGGAAGTCGACGGTCAGGAATATCCCAACGTCTCGCTGGAATTCTCCTTTACGGATGACGGATCGACGGTCGCGGCGAAGTAAGTGTGAAACAAATCGGACCGTCGCTAACGATTTACTTCCGCGCCACCACCAGATCCCCCGGCCCTGGACTCCCCGGCGCCTGCGGTGGATCGGGCACTGAAATCGGCACCGGCGAAACACCATCCGATGGCTTCGGCGCATTTTCCTGATCTTCTCCGGGACGCCGCAAACTGGGAGCGTTCGCCGGACGATCTTCCTGCTCTTTCTTCGCCTCGGTGTCTTTGTCCGGCTTCTCCAGAATCACTTCCTTATCCGTGCGCACAATCTTCACGCCGCCCACTTTCATGGTCTCGACGCGAATGACTTCATCTCCGACAATGCGCACGAAGTCAACGTCCGCGGGCGGCTCGCCGTAGATCCACTCCTCATATTCGGTGTCGCCGTCTTTTTCGCGCACTTTTTTCGGCGCCTTGCCCTTGGCGTGCACCACCATTTCCGTATTCATTCCCACCAGCACCTGGTGCGCCTGAATCGCCGCCTTCACCTTCGGAGGCACTGTGTCCAGATACGCCTCTTCCTTGTTTCGAGCTTTGAAATCGAGCACCGGATACAGCAAATCCCGCAACTGCTGCGCCGTCATCTCCGGCACATATTTATCGAAGTACACATCGAGATAAGTCCCATGCGGATTCGGTGGCGCCTCATTCGTGAGCGGAACCGGCGTCCCGTTAGCGCCCGAAACCTGGATGTGGTCAAACCATTTCTTGCGATGCACCGGCCCGCCGTTGAGATCGAAGTGAATGTGGTCGTCCTTGATCTGCACAAACGAAATGTGCGCCGGATCGCCCGGTTTCACCGCCGGACCCAGCAGCGCCAGCGATTGCCGCAACTCCTGTCCGTTGGGCGAAGTCACGCCATTTTTCAGTTTGATTCCCTTGGCTCCCATGGGAAAGAAAGCGCGCGCATAAACCAGTTGCGTCTCGAAATCCCGGATCACCTCCAGTCGGGTCTGCCTCGACATATGCGGCGCATGGGCCGGAATCGGCACTGCGGTGGGCGCACCCCGTCGCGCCTGAGTTTGAGAAGCCTGTGCCGGTTGGGTTTGTGCCGGCTGAGTTTCTGCCGGGGACGACTGACGGCTCAATACAGGAGGAGCTTCGTCCGACGAAGCTGGATTATTGCTCTGTCCGATGACAAGTTTCGCTGAGAAAACAACGGGAAGAAGGAGAAGGGAAGCGACGCGAAGACGTTGCATAAAAGACCCCAAGTCAACGTAGCGCCATTATAGCGCGGCCTGCAATCCCCGAAACACCGTATCGCCGGGAACCTGGCCGAAAACGCTGGTCCTAGCAAAACGCACGGTCTAGCTGAGGTTCAGCGCCTTCCGGATCGTCCCGCGCTCTTTCTGGATTTTTTCCTGTAAAAGGGTAATCGCGTAGATCAGTTGCTCCGGCCGTGGCGGGCAGCCCGGAACATAAATATCAACCGGAATCACCTGGTTCACGCTCTGCACCAGCGCATAATTTTGAAACACTCCGCCCGAAGTCGCGCACGCGCCCATCGATATCACCCATTTCGGCTCCGGCATCTGCTCCCATAACTGCCGAATCACCGGCGCCATCTTGTTCGACACGCGCCCGGCGATAATCATTAGATCGCTCTGCCGCGGCGACGGCCGAAACACCTCGGCCCCGAAGCGCGCAATATCAAAGCGCGACGCCCCCATCGACATCATTTCGATCGCGCAGCAGGCCAGCCCAAACGTCATCGGCCAGATGGAACTCTTCCGCATCCAATTCACCGCCGAATCCATCGTGGTCAGAATCAGCCCCTCCGGCGTGGGATTGCCAAACGTCAAATCCTTTACTGTCTTGCCGCCGTTCTCGACGTCAACATAAGGTCCAAAATTTAATTCGCGGGACATACCGCCATTCTAAACCACCGTGTAGGCGGTTTCGAAATCGCTTGACAAACTAAGTCATTGCGGTAAGCTTTTGCGCAACTTCCCCTCGGTGGGTCCTTCTCGACCCTGCAATCGAAATCTTCGTGCGGTTGGCTCAAATAACTGCGCCCGGCGCTTGGGTGTGCGCAACGGACGGGGCGCCCTAACGAAACTCAAGGAGACCATTATGTGTCCACTGCGTTCTTTCGGCACCGGCATGGGTGCCCGCAAACGGCGGAGCTATCTGCCTCCGATTTCAGGACCGAAGCTCCTGCTCAAAGGCGCGCGAGTTGAAGTGCCAAGTTATCCTTTCCAGCCCCTGCCGCCACCGAACGGCACGGCCCCATTCCGCTTCGACTTGTCGCAGTTGCTCACCTCGCAGGACGTCAAGACGATCACAGACTCGGGAGTGCTCGTGTTTCACACTGTCGGCGATACCGGCGACTATCGCGGCCAAGAGCAGGACTTCGTGGCCGCAATGATGACCGAAGACGTGCAAACCTTGCCGGATAATAGAAAGCCCCCGTTCCTCTATCACCTCGGAGATGTGGTGTATTTTGCCGGCGACATCGTCAAGTATCCCGACAATTTTTATTCCACTTACAAGGATTATCCCCCGTTCATCGTGGCCATCCCGGGCAACCACGACTGCCAGCCGGATGATCCCACCGACGGTCCGGGAGATCCCAATAAGACTCCGCTCGACGGTTGGGTGCAGAATTTCATGGCCCCAGACCCAAGCCAGCCCGGAACGAAAAAGACCCTCACCGCCAGGACCCAGATGGATCTGCCGAACGTGTACTGGACCCTCACCACTCCTTTCGCCACCATCATCGGCCTGTTCTCCAATGTCGGCGAGTTCGAAGGGGAAATTCATCAAGACCAGATTGACTGGTTCAACGGTGAACTGATCGCGGCAGATCCAACCCGCGCGTTGATTGTGACCGTTCACCACCCGCCGCTTTCGGGCGACGCGGAACATACCGGCAGCAGCGTGGTCGATGGAGTGCT
Above is a window of Candidatus Sulfotelmatobacter sp. DNA encoding:
- a CDS encoding transglutaminase-like domain-containing protein, with the translated sequence MLRKLSVLLPLFAVTLCATAQESRHFTFHYAFTVKNLPAGKKVRVWIPAAQSDPYQEVKVISAKGDLPLKKTRETKNGNEIYFAETDSAAADLHFDLEYDGVRHERIALNSSAHVVAASLTNQERQQDLQPDALVPITGLPADLALKVTQGKTQPLDKARAIYNYVFTTMKYDKTGTGWGHGDVLYACDAKKGNCTDFHSLFIAMARSQGIPARFEIGFPLPPDKHSAEIAGYHCWSDFYIDGKGWIPVDISEAWKHPEKRDYFFGSHDANRVQFTMGRDLRLNPAQAGKPLNYFVYPYVEVDGQEYPNVSLEFSFTDDGSTVAAK
- a CDS encoding NADH-quinone oxidoreductase subunit B family protein, with product MSRELNFGPYVDVENGGKTVKDLTFGNPTPEGLILTTMDSAVNWMRKSSIWPMTFGLACCAIEMMSMGASRFDIARFGAEVFRPSPRQSDLMIIAGRVSNKMAPVIRQLWEQMPEPKWVISMGACATSGGVFQNYALVQSVNQVIPVDIYVPGCPPRPEQLIYAITLLQEKIQKERGTIRKALNLS
- a CDS encoding metallophosphoesterase, yielding MCPLRSFGTGMGARKRRSYLPPISGPKLLLKGARVEVPSYPFQPLPPPNGTAPFRFDLSQLLTSQDVKTITDSGVLVFHTVGDTGDYRGQEQDFVAAMMTEDVQTLPDNRKPPFLYHLGDVVYFAGDIVKYPDNFYSTYKDYPPFIVAIPGNHDCQPDDPTDGPGDPNKTPLDGWVQNFMAPDPSQPGTKKTLTARTQMDLPNVYWTLTTPFATIIGLFSNVGEFEGEIHQDQIDWFNGELIAADPTRALIVTVHHPPLSGDAEHTGSSVVDGVLSSSFKSTGRYPDMVLSGHVHNYQRFTNMVQGPKGKVQIPYIVAGAGGYTNLGKMQKINGAYPNPTKPLPLGNGITLERYDHDDFGFLRLEVSPTQIVGTYLAAPYSVGSAAPTANVIESFTVDLVKHTVTTGAGGGGGPKPKKPKKPQQKKKR
- a CDS encoding ABC transporter ATP-binding protein; translated protein: MPAAIQCRDLRKTYDGKVEAVRGLNLEIQSGECFGLLGPNGAGKTTTIEILEGLLAPTSGEVSILGHRWRENEREMREWLGISLQETRLSEKLTVRETIELFASFYRSPRPSEEVLEQLQLTEKADAWVGKLSGGQRQRLAVATALVCNPKILFLDEPTTGLDPQSRRQLWDIIRDFQRDGGTVLLTTHYMDEAERLCDRLAIVDHGQVIAEGSPADLIERLGGHHVVEFSVSGGNGSASENNEAWRGLPSVESVREDDGMVALNVKQPHLCIPALLETIDRDGGQLQHLTTRQASLEDVFVRLTGRHLREQ